Proteins encoded in a region of the Gemmatimonadota bacterium genome:
- the obgE gene encoding GTPase ObgE, with translation MFVDFARIHVKAGRGGNGCCSFRREKNVPRGGPDGGHGGDGGHVVLQVDPGKRTLLDFQYQHLYRARNGTHGQGKDMHGRNAPDLVIGVPPGTIVKDRESGSVISDMVGEDQTLVIARGGHGGRGNSAFATSTNRAPRRWEEGQPGEERLLELELKLIADVGLVGHPNAGKSTLLSRLSAMRPKIADYPFTTLEPNLGIVKLGDYDRFVLADIPGLIEGAHEGKGLGHQFLRHIERTRILVFLLDASQPDPVHDYQVLVNELRQFNPVLLSRPALVVFSKLDLIVDRSALDGLVVDPDRAKHAGQRNNPVLAISSATGEGIPDLLGEIGQILHEIGPDSPD, from the coding sequence ATGTTCGTCGATTTCGCGAGAATCCACGTAAAGGCCGGACGCGGCGGCAACGGCTGCTGCAGCTTCCGCCGTGAGAAGAACGTGCCGCGGGGCGGCCCGGACGGCGGCCACGGCGGCGACGGGGGCCATGTCGTCCTGCAGGTCGACCCGGGCAAGCGCACGCTGCTCGACTTCCAGTACCAGCACCTGTACCGGGCCCGGAACGGCACGCACGGACAGGGCAAGGACATGCACGGCCGGAATGCCCCGGACCTGGTCATCGGCGTCCCTCCCGGGACCATCGTCAAAGACCGGGAGTCCGGCTCGGTGATTTCCGACATGGTCGGGGAGGACCAGACCCTGGTCATCGCCCGGGGAGGCCATGGCGGCCGCGGCAACTCGGCCTTCGCCACGTCCACCAACCGGGCGCCCCGGCGATGGGAGGAGGGCCAGCCGGGCGAGGAACGCCTGCTGGAACTCGAACTGAAGCTGATCGCCGACGTGGGGCTGGTCGGTCATCCCAATGCGGGCAAATCCACCCTGCTGTCCCGTCTCTCCGCCATGAGACCCAAGATCGCCGACTATCCCTTCACCACCCTCGAACCCAACCTGGGCATCGTCAAGCTGGGAGACTACGACCGCTTCGTCCTCGCGGACATCCCCGGCCTGATCGAGGGCGCCCACGAGGGCAAGGGACTCGGACACCAGTTCCTCCGCCACATCGAGCGGACCCGGATCCTCGTCTTCCTGCTCGACGCGAGCCAGCCTGATCCCGTGCACGATTACCAAGTGCTCGTCAATGAACTCCGCCAGTTCAATCCCGTACTCCTCTCCCGCCCCGCCCTGGTCGTCTTCTCCAAACTGGACCTGATCGTGGACCGTTCCGCCCTGGACGGCCTCGTCGTGGATCCCGACCGCGCTAAACACGCGGGCCAGCGCAACAACCCCGTGCTGGCGATCTCATCCGCCACCGGAGAAGGCATCCCCGACCTCCTCGGGGAAATCGGCCAGATTCTTCACGAGATCGGACCCGACTCGCCTGACTAA
- a CDS encoding amino acid permease: MTTGNLRRQLGIWPTTAMVISGMIAVGIFLVPAWMAKSLGSPLLLLVIWLAMAGMALCGSLCFGELASRYPHAGGGYVYLREAYGTPTAFMYGWMSLMVLDPGITATLATGLASYAGHIYPMDTVAMKLLAIAVLAVLTAVNIYGVRIGAWIIVLLTVFKVGVLAVISLLGFGLGLGDWSNFTPFVARPADSGPLFGALAGGIVGAFFAFAGWWDLNKVAGEIKDPARTLPRALLLAVGIVALTYITTSAVFMYLVPVSQVTSDETFAAQAGEVLFGRSGGILFSSVVILSIVGSLTGLLLMAPRVYFAMARDGVFLRFAGAVHPAFGTPYRAIAIQGGLASLLVWLGTFSQILDYFIFVAVLFIALTVAGLFVVRRRSAETPPYRTPFYPFTPVLFLILAAVLLVLLFGNSPVQALLGVGVTVLGIPVYFLVFRNQTSQQRPSGEAHGMD; encoded by the coding sequence ATGACCACGGGTAACCTGCGCCGACAACTGGGAATCTGGCCGACCACGGCCATGGTGATCAGCGGGATGATCGCCGTGGGGATCTTCCTGGTGCCCGCCTGGATGGCCAAGTCGCTGGGATCGCCCCTGCTGCTGCTCGTCATCTGGCTGGCGATGGCCGGGATGGCGCTTTGCGGATCGCTGTGTTTCGGAGAACTGGCGTCAAGATACCCTCACGCGGGCGGCGGATACGTCTATCTCCGGGAAGCCTACGGCACGCCGACGGCCTTTATGTACGGCTGGATGTCCCTGATGGTGCTGGATCCGGGCATCACGGCGACCCTGGCGACCGGGTTGGCGAGCTACGCAGGCCATATCTATCCGATGGATACGGTCGCGATGAAGTTGCTGGCCATCGCCGTGCTGGCCGTCCTCACCGCCGTCAACATCTACGGCGTGCGCATCGGCGCCTGGATCATCGTCCTGCTGACCGTGTTCAAGGTCGGGGTGCTCGCGGTCATCTCCCTCCTGGGGTTCGGCCTGGGGCTCGGCGACTGGTCGAACTTCACGCCCTTCGTGGCGCGTCCTGCGGATTCCGGTCCGCTGTTCGGCGCCCTCGCCGGCGGCATCGTGGGCGCTTTCTTCGCCTTCGCCGGATGGTGGGACCTGAACAAGGTGGCCGGCGAGATCAAGGACCCGGCGCGTACCCTGCCCCGGGCGCTGCTGCTGGCCGTCGGCATCGTCGCGTTGACCTACATCACCACCAGCGCCGTCTTCATGTACCTCGTGCCCGTATCCCAGGTCACCAGCGACGAGACCTTCGCGGCGCAGGCCGGCGAGGTGCTCTTCGGCCGCAGCGGCGGCATCCTGTTTTCCTCCGTGGTCATCCTGTCCATCGTCGGCAGCCTGACCGGACTGCTGCTCATGGCGCCGAGGGTGTATTTCGCCATGGCCAGGGACGGGGTTTTCCTCCGCTTCGCCGGCGCGGTCCATCCCGCCTTCGGCACGCCCTACCGCGCGATCGCCATCCAGGGCGGACTGGCTTCGCTGCTGGTGTGGCTGGGGACCTTCAGCCAGATCCTGGATTACTTCATCTTCGTGGCCGTACTGTTCATCGCACTCACCGTGGCGGGCCTGTTCGTGGTTCGTCGCAGGTCGGCCGAGACACCACCCTACCGGACCCCCTTCTATCCCTTCACCCCGGTGCTGTTCCTGATCCTCGCCGCGGTCCTGCTCGTGCTGCTCTTCGGCAACAGTCCCGTGCAGGCCCTGCTCGGCGTCGGCGTGACGGTCCTGGGGATACCGGTGTACTTTCTCGTATTCAGAAACCAGACTTCGCAGCAAAGACCGTCAGGAGAAGCCCATGGCATGGATTAA
- the mdh gene encoding malate dehydrogenase, producing MVKIGIVGAGNVGATAALYAAQKELGDIALIDVVDGIPQGKGLDMMEAGPVLGYDSAIEGSNDFAALEGAALVVVTAGLARKPGMDRLDLLKKNAEIITSVTENIVKYAPDAQILMVSNPLDVMTYVALKVSGYGRKRVYGQAGVLDCARYRSFVAMELGVSMEDTQAIILGGHGDTMVPIPRYTTVSGIPITELLSREAIDRIVQRTRDGGAEIVNYLKTGSAYYAPAASVVQMVESVLKGKNRVLPASVMLEGEYGLRDVCVGVPVKLGSEGIEEVIELALSEDERAALRASASVYQESLDELGI from the coding sequence ATGGTAAAGATCGGCATTGTCGGTGCGGGAAACGTGGGCGCGACCGCTGCCCTGTACGCCGCGCAGAAGGAACTGGGCGACATCGCCCTGATCGACGTGGTGGACGGCATCCCGCAGGGCAAGGGACTGGACATGATGGAAGCCGGGCCGGTACTTGGCTATGATTCGGCGATCGAAGGCTCCAACGATTTCGCGGCCCTGGAAGGCGCGGCCCTCGTGGTGGTCACCGCCGGCCTGGCCCGCAAGCCGGGTATGGACCGGCTCGACCTGCTGAAGAAGAACGCGGAGATCATCACGTCCGTAACCGAAAACATAGTGAAGTACGCGCCGGATGCCCAGATCCTGATGGTCAGCAACCCGCTGGACGTCATGACCTATGTCGCCCTCAAGGTTTCGGGGTATGGGCGGAAACGCGTCTACGGACAGGCCGGCGTGCTCGACTGCGCCCGCTACCGCTCCTTCGTCGCCATGGAACTCGGCGTATCCATGGAAGACACGCAGGCGATCATTCTCGGCGGGCACGGCGACACCATGGTCCCCATTCCGCGGTACACCACGGTATCCGGCATACCCATCACCGAGCTGCTGTCCCGGGAAGCCATCGACCGCATCGTGCAGCGGACCCGCGACGGCGGCGCGGAGATCGTGAATTACCTCAAGACGGGCAGCGCCTACTACGCTCCTGCGGCCTCCGTCGTCCAGATGGTGGAATCGGTCCTGAAGGGCAAGAACCGCGTGCTGCCCGCCTCGGTCATGCTGGAAGGCGAGTACGGACTGCGGGACGTCTGCGTGGGGGTGCCCGTGAAGCTGGGCAGCGAGGGTATCGAGGAAGTGATCGAACTGGCACTATCGGAAGACGAACGGGCGGCGCTGCGTGCTTCCGCCTCGGTGTACCAGGAGAGCCTGGACGAACTGGGCATATAA
- a CDS encoding type II toxin-antitoxin system HicB family antitoxin yields the protein MKLKVIVHRAEEGGYWAEVPAIPGCVSQGDSLDELRSNILEAIDGCLSVEVGDFEISETDRIIEVAV from the coding sequence ATGAAACTCAAAGTCATTGTACATCGAGCAGAAGAAGGTGGTTATTGGGCCGAAGTCCCCGCCATTCCTGGATGTGTGTCGCAAGGTGATTCGCTGGATGAGTTGCGCAGTAATATTCTTGAGGCGATTGACGGCTGTCTGTCCGTCGAAGTCGGTGACTTCGAAATCTCTGAGACCGATCGCATCATAGAAGTGGCCGTGTGA
- a CDS encoding Gfo/Idh/MocA family oxidoreductase, whose protein sequence is MSNLRVGIIGLGGIARPHCEAIANLDGVEIVAVADLLEEKRREYMDNYDIPRGYATHTELLEDDEIEAVAIVLGHQLHHRLTVDACNAGKHVLVEKPMAISLDQCDDMIAAAAANDVKLMVGLTQHFYGTSVKAKEILDSGVLGPAITGVCYMSKNWGYGSRRPQYRSRFHGGGMWMTNGVHVVDRLSWVMGSQAVSVSATIGNRAHYQAADDSATAFIRYKNGTAGVAVAVGYADGGPNHECQVICANGSLRFSESGEKYVRVGKDNRWEDVPFDDPPNPMYNEWKGFVEAICKDIEPPTPGEWGRHVMEILFAAEQSSISGREVPLASGGQWTHQQSGTPVNIDHGWI, encoded by the coding sequence GTGTCTAACTTGCGCGTCGGCATCATCGGACTGGGCGGCATTGCTCGTCCCCACTGCGAGGCCATAGCGAACCTGGACGGCGTGGAGATCGTGGCGGTTGCCGATCTACTCGAGGAAAAGCGCCGCGAATACATGGACAACTACGACATCCCCAGGGGGTATGCCACTCACACGGAACTGCTCGAGGACGACGAGATCGAAGCGGTGGCCATCGTCCTCGGCCACCAGCTGCACCACCGGCTGACCGTGGACGCCTGCAACGCGGGCAAGCACGTCCTGGTGGAGAAGCCCATGGCGATCAGCCTGGACCAGTGCGACGACATGATCGCCGCCGCCGCGGCCAACGACGTCAAGCTCATGGTGGGCCTGACGCAGCACTTCTACGGCACCAGCGTCAAGGCTAAGGAGATTCTCGATTCCGGCGTCCTGGGACCGGCCATCACGGGGGTGTGCTACATGTCCAAGAACTGGGGGTACGGCAGCCGCAGGCCCCAGTACCGCAGCCGGTTCCATGGCGGCGGCATGTGGATGACCAACGGGGTCCACGTGGTGGACCGGCTCTCCTGGGTCATGGGCTCGCAAGCGGTCTCGGTTTCCGCCACCATCGGCAACCGGGCGCACTACCAGGCCGCGGACGATTCAGCCACGGCCTTCATCCGCTACAAGAACGGCACGGCGGGCGTGGCGGTGGCCGTCGGGTACGCCGACGGCGGCCCCAATCACGAGTGCCAGGTGATCTGTGCCAACGGTTCGCTTCGCTTCAGCGAGTCCGGCGAGAAATACGTCAGGGTGGGCAAGGACAACCGGTGGGAAGACGTGCCCTTCGACGACCCGCCTAATCCCATGTACAACGAATGGAAGGGGTTCGTCGAGGCGATCTGCAAGGATATCGAGCCGCCCACCCCGGGCGAGTGGGGCCGCCACGTCATGGAGATCCTGTTCGCCGCGGAGCAGTCTTCCATTTCCGGCCGAGAGGTGCCGCTGGCCAGCGGGGGACAGTGGACCCACCAGCAGTCCGGCACGCCGGTGAACATCGATCACGGCTGGATCTGA
- a CDS encoding SpoIIE family protein phosphatase, translating into MPYLKLLHAKDPQVHVLSRDVTTLGRSGEADIAIGGDRGVSKLHARIETEASGFMIADLGSRNGTYINDHPIGGKPAPLLPGDRIRLGRSVFVFEEGEPEERTDDLQAPASLFRADQLPYTMAGGTPAVRPEDTDGRLLKLTELSKEVMTARSEAELGALVTRSLLEWMEADCCAIVHPMETGEGYDFEIQTLASRSGFEDRSISISTTAVKQALENRMASITSNALGDDRFRDRQSVIVRRLVSILCVPLWHEDRVFGLLYLDSADPAVEFTVDHLGLSSAVANLTAIKTDNLRLFDAAVAKSALDKELALAGEIQAGLLPGESYAFNTLACAGTHVSCEEIGGDYYDFIPYGEDVLTVTIADVTGHGPSSALLMVACKTMLTTLIDIGVPLVERVGRLNEYILHHSSVSQFITFFHADIDTRANTLRYCNAGHNPPMLLSQDGPVQKLHSVAPPLGIADVAFELESVRFEPGTKLVMYTDGVTEAANADGELYEEQRLESLLTKHSGQDAGALKDTVMAAVFGFSAGSRQCDDVTLAVVEHTGTQ; encoded by the coding sequence GTGCCCTACCTGAAGTTGTTGCACGCAAAAGACCCGCAAGTCCATGTCCTGTCGAGGGATGTCACTACCCTGGGCCGTTCCGGCGAGGCCGACATCGCCATAGGCGGCGACCGGGGCGTTTCGAAGCTTCATGCGCGTATCGAAACGGAGGCGTCGGGCTTCATGATCGCGGACCTGGGCAGCCGGAACGGGACCTATATCAACGATCATCCGATCGGCGGCAAGCCCGCCCCGCTGCTGCCGGGTGACCGTATCCGGCTCGGCCGATCGGTTTTCGTCTTCGAGGAGGGGGAACCCGAAGAGCGCACCGATGATCTGCAGGCGCCGGCCTCTCTCTTCCGGGCGGACCAGTTGCCCTACACCATGGCGGGCGGCACACCCGCCGTGAGGCCCGAGGATACCGACGGACGGCTGCTGAAACTCACGGAATTGAGCAAGGAAGTCATGACGGCCCGCAGTGAGGCCGAATTGGGTGCACTCGTGACCCGGAGCCTGCTGGAATGGATGGAGGCGGACTGCTGCGCGATCGTCCATCCCATGGAAACAGGGGAAGGATACGACTTCGAGATCCAGACGCTGGCCTCCCGGTCCGGATTCGAAGACCGGTCGATTTCGATCAGCACGACGGCGGTGAAACAGGCCCTGGAAAACCGGATGGCCTCGATCACCTCGAACGCCCTGGGGGACGACCGGTTCAGGGACCGGCAGAGCGTAATCGTCCGCCGGCTGGTGTCCATCCTGTGCGTGCCCCTCTGGCATGAAGACCGGGTGTTCGGCCTGCTATACCTGGATTCCGCGGATCCGGCCGTGGAGTTTACCGTGGACCATCTCGGCCTGTCCAGCGCGGTGGCCAACCTGACCGCCATCAAGACCGACAACCTGCGCCTCTTCGACGCCGCGGTGGCCAAGAGCGCGTTGGACAAGGAACTGGCCCTGGCCGGCGAGATCCAGGCCGGACTGCTGCCGGGGGAAAGCTATGCCTTCAACACGCTGGCCTGCGCGGGCACCCATGTCTCCTGCGAGGAGATCGGCGGGGACTACTACGACTTCATTCCTTATGGAGAGGACGTCCTGACGGTGACGATCGCCGACGTCACCGGACACGGCCCTTCCAGCGCGCTGCTCATGGTCGCCTGCAAGACCATGCTGACCACCCTCATCGACATCGGCGTACCGCTGGTGGAACGCGTCGGCAGGCTGAACGAGTACATACTCCATCATTCCTCGGTGAGCCAGTTCATCACCTTTTTCCACGCCGATATCGATACACGGGCGAATACCCTGCGGTACTGCAACGCCGGGCACAACCCGCCCATGCTCCTTTCGCAGGATGGACCGGTTCAGAAGCTGCATTCAGTCGCGCCGCCGCTGGGGATCGCCGACGTTGCCTTTGAGTTGGAATCTGTACGGTTCGAACCCGGGACCAAGCTGGTCATGTATACCGACGGCGTCACCGAGGCGGCCAACGCCGACGGCGAACTGTACGAAGAACAAAGACTCGAATCCCTGCTAACGAAGCACAGTGGCCAGGATGCGGGAGCATTGAAGGACACCGTCATGGCGGCGGTATTCGGGTTTTCAGCGGGATCCAGGCAATGCGACGACGTCACCCTGGCCGTGGTGGAGCATACCGGCACGCAGTAG
- a CDS encoding phytanoyl-CoA dioxygenase family protein, whose amino-acid sequence MADSTHLLNSKQMARFVAEGYLRFDELVPDDLNQAVKAEMDNQAVPREEAGLPLSAIWPDAAVGRVFRLPEIEGIIHSLVGPEPLYDHHAVHTVAAGHHFGQHWHADAIIDTRLHFDIQFMYFAHDTPREMGGTLILPGSHYRRISESDIARYHNFVGQVPMICKAGTVIVLHHGMWHCAQPNRTDEMRYMFKLRLNPTVRQLRLWNTEDIDDPEVSHILSTNQPWHGNEERIEHVNRIHFWRFLTGDDQFDNHYWLSRIENEPELV is encoded by the coding sequence ATGGCTGACAGCACCCATCTGTTGAATTCGAAGCAAATGGCGCGGTTCGTCGCGGAGGGGTATCTCCGTTTCGACGAACTGGTGCCCGACGACCTCAACCAGGCCGTGAAAGCGGAAATGGATAACCAGGCCGTCCCCCGGGAAGAGGCGGGATTGCCGCTGAGCGCCATCTGGCCGGACGCGGCCGTGGGACGCGTTTTTCGGCTTCCGGAGATCGAAGGCATCATCCACAGCCTCGTGGGACCGGAACCGCTATACGACCACCACGCCGTGCACACCGTAGCGGCAGGCCACCATTTCGGACAGCACTGGCACGCGGACGCGATCATCGACACGCGGCTGCACTTCGACATCCAGTTCATGTATTTCGCCCATGACACGCCCAGGGAGATGGGGGGCACGCTGATCCTTCCCGGCAGCCACTACCGCCGCATCAGCGAATCCGACATCGCCCGCTACCACAATTTCGTGGGCCAGGTGCCGATGATCTGCAAGGCCGGGACGGTGATCGTGCTCCATCACGGCATGTGGCACTGCGCCCAGCCGAATCGCACCGACGAGATGCGGTACATGTTCAAGCTGCGCCTCAATCCGACCGTCAGGCAGCTCCGACTGTGGAACACGGAGGACATCGACGATCCGGAAGTCAGCCATATCCTGAGCACGAACCAGCCGTGGCATGGTAACGAAGAACGCATCGAACATGTCAACCGGATCCACTTCTGGCGGTTTCTGACCGGTGACGACCAGTTCGACAACCACTACTGGCTGAGCCGGATCGAAAACGAACCCGAACTGGTGTGA
- the rfaE2 gene encoding D-glycero-beta-D-manno-heptose 1-phosphate adenylyltransferase: MHDQQTRGKLLERAELAAVVERARQEGATVVFTNGCFDLLHPGHVHLLQTARSFGDLLIVAINTDASVRAIKDEGRPIYGETERAYMLGALACVDHVVLFSEPTPIPLLNLLKPDVLVKGGHYGHEEVVGWDVVEAYGGRVERVPVLDGMSTTDTIARITGKGS; this comes from the coding sequence ATGCACGATCAGCAGACCCGCGGTAAACTCCTCGAACGCGCTGAACTTGCGGCGGTCGTGGAGCGCGCGCGCCAGGAAGGCGCCACCGTCGTATTCACGAACGGTTGCTTCGATCTGCTCCATCCGGGCCATGTCCATCTCCTGCAGACCGCGCGATCGTTCGGCGACCTGCTCATCGTGGCCATAAACACTGACGCGTCGGTCCGGGCGATCAAGGACGAGGGCCGGCCGATCTACGGCGAAACGGAACGGGCCTACATGCTCGGCGCCCTGGCCTGCGTGGACCATGTGGTCCTTTTCAGCGAGCCAACGCCCATTCCGCTGCTCAACCTGCTCAAGCCGGACGTCCTGGTCAAAGGAGGTCACTACGGTCACGAGGAAGTGGTGGGCTGGGACGTGGTGGAAGCCTACGGCGGCCGCGTGGAGAGAGTGCCCGTGCTGGACGGCATGTCGACCACCGACACGATAGCACGCATCACCGGAAAGGGTTCTTAA
- a CDS encoding NADP-dependent isocitrate dehydrogenase, whose amino-acid sequence MAAKPPAGGKHITIDDRGVLNVPAQPVIPFIEGDGTGPDIWRTAQRVFDAAVDKAYGADRRIAWHEVLAGEKAFNLTESWLPDETVESFREYLVGIKGPLTTPVGGGIRSLNVALRQILDLYVCLRPVRWFTGVPSPVRHPDKVDMVIFRENTEDVYAGKEQEAYSDEAARLIAFCREQFAWDIRSDSGIAIKPVSETGSKRLIRAAVEYAIARNRKSVTLVHKGNIQKFTEGAFQKWGYELAKEEYPDRLVSWDECGGNVPEGKILVKDAIADIFLQQILTRPDEFDVIATMNLNGDYISDALAAQVGGIGIAPGGNINYKTGHAVFEATHGTAPKYANQDKVNPGSVILSGELMLRYLGWDEAADLIIQGIEKAIGGRIVTYDFARLMDGAQEVKCSEFGTAIIERM is encoded by the coding sequence ATGGCTGCAAAACCACCCGCTGGTGGAAAGCACATAACCATCGATGACCGGGGCGTGCTCAACGTCCCGGCCCAGCCGGTCATCCCGTTCATCGAAGGCGACGGCACGGGACCGGATATCTGGAGGACGGCTCAGCGCGTTTTCGACGCCGCGGTCGACAAGGCGTACGGCGCTGACCGCCGCATCGCGTGGCACGAGGTACTGGCAGGCGAAAAGGCCTTCAACCTTACGGAAAGCTGGCTTCCGGATGAAACGGTAGAAAGTTTCCGGGAATACCTGGTGGGCATCAAGGGGCCCCTGACCACGCCCGTGGGGGGCGGCATCCGCAGCCTGAACGTGGCGCTGCGCCAGATCCTCGACCTGTACGTATGCCTGCGGCCGGTACGCTGGTTCACCGGCGTGCCCAGTCCGGTGCGTCATCCCGATAAGGTGGACATGGTCATCTTCCGCGAGAACACGGAGGACGTGTACGCCGGAAAGGAACAGGAGGCCTACAGCGACGAGGCCGCCCGGCTGATCGCCTTCTGCAGGGAACAGTTCGCGTGGGACATCCGGTCCGATTCCGGTATAGCCATAAAGCCGGTGAGCGAAACCGGCAGCAAGCGGTTGATCCGCGCGGCGGTCGAGTACGCCATCGCGCGGAACCGCAAGAGCGTCACCCTGGTGCACAAGGGCAACATCCAGAAGTTCACGGAAGGCGCCTTCCAGAAATGGGGATACGAACTCGCGAAGGAGGAGTACCCGGACCGGCTGGTAAGCTGGGACGAATGCGGGGGCAACGTCCCGGAGGGCAAGATCCTGGTCAAGGACGCTATCGCCGACATCTTCCTTCAGCAGATCCTGACCCGTCCCGACGAGTTCGACGTCATCGCCACCATGAACCTGAACGGCGATTACATTTCCGATGCCCTGGCCGCCCAGGTGGGCGGTATCGGTATCGCGCCGGGCGGCAACATCAACTACAAGACCGGGCACGCCGTGTTCGAAGCGACCCACGGTACGGCGCCGAAATACGCCAACCAGGACAAGGTCAACCCGGGGTCCGTCATCCTCTCCGGCGAACTGATGTTGCGCTATCTCGGCTGGGACGAAGCGGCCGACCTGATTATCCAGGGGATCGAGAAAGCCATCGGGGGCAGGATCGTTACGTACGATTTCGCCCGCCTGATGGACGGTGCGCAGGAAGTCAAGTGCTCGGAATTCGGCACCGCCATCATCGAGCGGATGTAG
- a CDS encoding type II toxin-antitoxin system HicA family toxin: MKAITGKRRCRLLESHGWHLKRVSGSHHIYAKDGEVARISVPVHGNATLKRGLQAHLMRIAQISDNEL; the protein is encoded by the coding sequence GTGAAAGCGATTACCGGGAAGCGCCGTTGCCGGTTGCTTGAATCTCACGGATGGCATCTCAAACGAGTAAGTGGCAGCCATCACATTTATGCCAAAGATGGGGAAGTCGCGCGCATTTCGGTACCGGTGCATGGGAATGCAACGCTCAAACGTGGATTGCAGGCACACCTGATGAGGATTGCACAGATTTCAGATAACGAATTGTGA
- the dprA gene encoding DNA-protecting protein DprA, with translation MEDSPMADLSLTDLASWLTLSRVPGVGASRFHALLSRFGSPSSALSATVDELAETDGVGPRIARAVRGHRDQAFVDRQLRLLDRHDARIVTYRDRDYPERLRDIYDPPPLLFVSGGWKAEDEQCIAIVGTRFTSAYGRKMAESFSSELSAFGFTVVSGLARGVDTLAHRTALRGNGRTVAVLGSGLDRPYPAENRKLMATIREHGAVMTEHPFGTGPDAVNFPQRNRIISGSTLGTIVVEAGKRSGALITARFALDQGREVFAVPGPLDAASSEGVNRLIKDGTAKLIQRVEDVIDELAPRLGFDPIRSEPEPAGPAFELPPEEESMYGQVTSDPKHIDHLASALSLTSSQALGVLLALELKGAVRQLPGMMFVRS, from the coding sequence ATGGAGGACTCGCCTATGGCGGACCTGTCTCTGACGGACCTGGCATCCTGGCTGACCCTTTCGCGCGTGCCGGGCGTAGGCGCGTCGCGGTTCCACGCGCTGTTGAGCCGGTTCGGATCGCCCTCCTCGGCCCTGTCCGCCACCGTGGACGAACTGGCCGAGACCGACGGGGTGGGACCCCGGATCGCCCGGGCGGTGCGCGGCCACCGGGACCAGGCCTTCGTCGACCGCCAGTTACGCTTGCTCGATCGGCACGACGCGCGCATCGTCACCTACCGCGACCGGGACTATCCCGAACGGCTTCGCGATATCTACGATCCGCCGCCCCTGCTCTTCGTTTCCGGAGGATGGAAAGCGGAGGACGAACAGTGCATCGCCATCGTGGGGACGCGGTTCACCTCCGCCTATGGCCGAAAGATGGCCGAGTCCTTCAGCTCGGAACTGAGCGCATTCGGGTTCACCGTCGTGAGCGGCCTGGCGCGGGGCGTGGACACGCTCGCCCACCGGACCGCACTGCGCGGTAACGGCCGTACGGTGGCGGTGCTGGGCTCGGGCCTCGACCGGCCGTACCCCGCGGAGAACCGCAAGCTGATGGCGACCATCCGGGAACATGGCGCCGTGATGACGGAGCACCCCTTCGGAACCGGCCCGGACGCCGTGAATTTCCCCCAGCGAAACCGGATTATCAGCGGTTCGACGCTGGGAACGATCGTGGTGGAGGCCGGCAAGCGCAGCGGAGCGCTGATCACCGCGCGCTTCGCCCTGGACCAGGGCCGCGAGGTCTTTGCCGTACCCGGACCGCTGGACGCGGCGAGCAGCGAGGGGGTGAACCGGCTGATCAAGGACGGTACGGCCAAGTTGATCCAGCGGGTCGAGGACGTGATCGACGAACTGGCGCCCCGGTTGGGCTTCGACCCGATCCGGTCGGAACCGGAACCGGCCGGCCCGGCTTTCGAACTGCCGCCCGAAGAGGAATCCATGTACGGCCAGGTTACCTCGGATCCCAAACACATCGACCACCTGGCGTCCGCCCTTTCCCTTACGTCCTCCCAGGCGCTCGGCGTCCTGCTGGCGCTCGAACTGAAAGGCGCGGTACGGCAATTGCCGGGCATGATGTTCGTGAGATCCTGA
- a CDS encoding peroxidase gives MDGELVEAIKYDYDKAPLNAQDRAMLDFAIRLTEDATQIRKDDLEGLRSEGFDDVAILQITLIASWFNYINRVADALGVGRDADDS, from the coding sequence TTGGACGGCGAACTGGTCGAAGCGATCAAGTACGACTACGACAAGGCGCCGCTGAACGCGCAGGACCGGGCGATGCTTGATTTCGCCATCCGGCTTACCGAGGATGCCACGCAGATCCGCAAAGACGATCTCGAAGGACTGCGGTCCGAGGGGTTCGACGACGTAGCGATCCTACAGATCACCCTGATCGCGTCGTGGTTCAACTACATCAACCGCGTCGCGGACGCCCTGGGGGTGGGACGGGACGCGGACGATTCGTAA